A window from Drosophila kikkawai strain 14028-0561.14 chromosome 2L, DkikHiC1v2, whole genome shotgun sequence encodes these proteins:
- the ptc gene encoding protein patched has translation MDRDSLPRVPDTHGDVVDEKLFSDLYIRTSWVDAQVALDQIDKGKARGSRTAIYLRSVFQSHLETLGSSVQKHAGKVLFVAILVLSTFCVGLKSAQIHSKVHQLWIQEGGRLEAELAYTQKTIGEDESTTHQLLIQTTHDPNASVLHPQALLAHLDVLVKATAVKVHLYDTEWGLRDMCNKPSAPSFEGTYYVEQILRHLIPCSIITPLDCFWEGSQLLGPESAVVIPGIEQRLLWTTLNPSSVMQYMKQKLTEEKISFDFETVEQYMKRAAIGSGYMEKPCLNPQNPSCPNTAPNKNSSQPPDVGAILSGGCYGYAAKYMHWPEELIVGGAKRNRSGHLRKAQALQTVVQLMTEKEMYDQWYDNYKVHHLGWTQEKAAEVLNAWQRNFSREVEQLLRKQSRISANYDIYVFSSAALDDILAKFSHPSALSIVIGVAVTVLYAFCTLLRWRDPVRGQSSVGVAGVLLMCFSTAAGLGLCALLGIVFNAASTQVVPFLALGLGVDHIFMLTAAYAESNRREQTKLILKKVGPSILFGACSTAGSFFAAAFIPVPALKVFCLQAAIVMCSNLAAALLVFPAMISLDLRRRTAGRADIFCCCFPVWKEQPKVAPPPQVLALNNNNGGRGSRHHPKACNNNRVPLPAQNPLLEQRSQAPGQAGSSHSLASFSLANFAFEHYTPFLMRSWVKFLAVMGFLAALISSLYASTRLQDGLDIIDLVPKSSNEHKFLDAQTRLFGFYSMYAVTQGNFEYPTQQQLLRDYHDSFVRVPHVIKNDNGGLPDFWLLLFREWLSNLQKTFDEEIRDGRLTKECWFPNASSDAILAYKLIVQTGHVDNPVDKDLVVTSRLVNSDGIINPKAFYNYLSAWATNDVFAYGASQGKLYPEPRQYFHQPTEYDLKIPKSLPLVYAQMPFYLHGLTDTSQIKTLIGHIRDLSVKFEGFGLPNYPSGIPFIFWEQYMTLRSSLAMILACVFLAALVLVSLLLLSVWAAFLVILSVLASLAQIFGAMTLLGIKLSAIPAVILILSVGMMLCFNVLISLGFMTSVGNRQRRVQLSMQMSLGPLVHGMLTSGVAVFMLSTSPFEFVIRHFCWLLLVVLCVGACNSLVVFPILLSMLGPEAELVPLEHPDRISTPSPLPVRSSKRSGKSYVVQGSRSSRGSCKSHHHHNYKDVNDPSLTTITEEPQSWKSSNSSIQMPNDWSAPLPNYGGYHGGGGGGVRESRPASYAAPPPAYHKAAAQHPHPHPHPQQQHQQPPPPFPAAVYPPELQSIVVQPEVTVETTHSDSNTTKVTATANIKVELVTPGRAVRSYNFAS, from the exons ATGGACCGCGACAGCCTCCCACGCGTTCCGGACACACACGGCGATGTGGTCGATGAGAAACTATTCTCGGATCTCTATATACGCACCAGCTGGGTGGACGCCCAAGTGGCGCTCGACCAGATCGATAAG GGCAAGGCGCGTGGCAGCCGGACAGCGATCTATCTGCGATCAGTATTCCAGTCCCACCTCGAAACACTCGGCAGCTCCGTACAGAAGCATGCGGGCAAGGTGCTCTTCGTGGCGATCCTGGTGCTGAGCACCTTCTGCGTCGGCCTGAAGAGCGCCCAGATCCACTCCAAGGTTCACCAGCTGTGGATCCAAGAGGGCGGTCGCCTGGAGGCGGAGCTGGCCTACACACAGAAGACGATCGGAGAGGACGAGTCCACGACGCATCAGCTGCTCATACAGACGACACATGACCCCAATGCCTCGGTCCTGCATCCGCAGGCGTTACTGGCGCACCTCGATGTCCTGGTCAAGGCCACCGCCGTCAAGGTGCATCTGTACGACACGGAATGGGGGTTGCGAGACATGTGCAACAAACCCAGTGCGCCCTCATTCGAGGGCACATACTACGTCGAGCAGATCCTGCGCCACCTCATCCCATGCTCGATTATCACGCCGCTGGACTGCTTCTGGGAGGGTAGCCAGCTTCTGGGACCGGAATCTGCGGTGGTCATACC TGGCATTGAACAGCGACTCCTGTGGACCACACTCAACCCCAGCTCGGTGATGCAGTACATGAAACAAAAGCTCACCGAGGAGAAGATCAGCTTCGACTTCGAGACCGTCGAACAGTACATGAAGCGGGCGGCCATCGGCAGCGGATATATGGAGAAGCCCTGCCTCAATCCGCAGAATCCCAGTTGTCCCAATACGGCGCCCAACAAGAACAGCAGCCAGCCGCCCGATGTGGGAGCCATCCTCTCCGGCGGGTGCTACGGCTATGCGGCCAAGTACATGCACTGGCCGGAGGAGCTCATTGTGGGCGGAGCAAAGAGGAACCGCAGCGGACACTTGAGGAAGGCGCAGGCCCTGCAGACGGTGGTGCAGCTGATGACCGAGAAGGAGATGTACGATCAATGGTATGACAATTACAAGGTGCATCATCTGGGCTGGACCCAGGAGAAGGCCGCCGAGGTGCTCAACGCCTGGCAGCGCAACTTCTCGCGGGAagtggagcagctgctgcgCAAGCAGTCGCGGATTTCGGCCAACTACGACATCTACGTGTTCAGCTCGGCGGCTTTGGATGACATCCTGGCCAAGTTCTCGCATCCCAGCGCTCTGTCTATCGTGATTGGAGTGGCAGTCACCGTGCTGTATGCCTTCTGCACGCTCCTCCGCTGGAGGGATCCCGTCCGGGGACAGAGCAGCGTCGGCGTGGCCGGTGTCCTGCTCATGTGCTTCAGTACAGCGGCGGGACTGGGTCTGTGCGCCCTCCTGGGCATCGTCTTCAATGCGGCCAGCACCCAGGTTGTGCCGTTTTTGGCACTGGGACTGGGCGTCGACCACATCTTCATGCTGACGGCTGCTTATGCGGAGAGCAATCGGCGGGAGCAGACAAAGCTCATCCTGAAGAAGGTGGGTCCGAGCATCCTCTTTGGGGCCTGCAGCACGGCGGGATCCTTCTTTGCGGCTGCCTTCATCCCGGTGCCGGCCCTCAAGGTCTTCTGCCTGCAGGCTGCGATCGTCATGTGCTCCAATCTGGCGGCGGCTTTGCTGGTCTTCCCTGCGATGATCTCGCTGGATCTGCGACGACGCACCGCCGGCCGAGCGGAcatcttctgctgctgctttccgGTGTGGAAGGAGCAGCCGAAGGTGGCGCCTCCTCCCCAGGTGCTGGCCCTGAATAACAACAATGGTGGACGCGGGTCTAGGCACCACCCGAAGGCGTGTAACAACAACAGGGTGCCGCTGCCGGCGCAGAATCCCCTGCTGGAGCAGAGGTCTCAGGCTCCAGGCCAGGCAGGAAGCAGCCACTCGCTGGCCTCCTTCTCGCTGGCCAACTTTGCCTTCGAGCACTACACACCCTTCCTAATGCGCAGCTGGGTGAAGTTCTTGGCCGTGATGGGTTTCCTGGCCGCGTTAATATCCAGCCTGTACGCCTCCACCCGGCTGCAGGATGGCCTGGATATCATCGACCTGGTGCCGAAGAGCAGCAACGAGCACAAGTTCCTGGATGCCCAGACGCGACTCTTTGGATTCTACAGCATGTACGCGGTGACCCAGGGCAACTTTGAGTATCCcacgcagcagcagttgctgcGGGACTACCACGACTCCTTCGTCCGGGTGCCACATGTGATCAAGAACGATAATGGAGGTCTTCCAGACTTCTGGCTGCTGCTCTTCCGGGAGTGGCTGAGCAATCTGCAGAAGACTTTTGACGAGGAGATTCGGGATGGAAGGCTGACCAAGGAGTGCTGGTTCCCCAACGCCAGCAGCGATGCCATTCTGGCCTACAAGCTCATCGTGCAGACGGGCCACGTGGACAATCCTGTGGACAAGGATCTGGTGGTGACGAGTCGGCTGGTCAACTCTGATGGTATCATCAATCCGAAGGCCTTCTACAACTATCTGTCGGCGTGGGCCACCAATGATGTTTTTGCTTATGGAGCTTCTCAG GGCAAACTCTATCCCGAACCGCGACAGTATTTCCACCAGCCCACCGAGTACGACCTGAAGATCCCCAAGAGCCTACCCTTGGTCTACGCCCAGATGCCCTTTTACCTGCACGGACTGACGGATACTTCGCAGATCAAGACCTTAATCGGTCACATTCGGGATCTGAGCGTAAAGTTCGAAGGGTTCGGTCTGCCCAATTATCCCTCGG GCATTCCGTTCATCTTTTGGGAGCAGTACATGACCCTGCGATCGTCCCTGGCCATGATCCTGGCCTGCGTGTTCTTGGCTGCCTTGGTTTTGGtctccttgctgctgctgtccgtTTGGGCCGCCTTCCTGGTGATCCTCAGTGTTCTGGCCTCGCTGGCCCAGATCTTTGGGGCCATGACCTTGCTGGGCATCAAGCTCTCGGCCATTCCAGCCGTCATACTCATCCTCAGCGTTGGCATGATGTTGTGCTTTAATGTGCTGATATCACTG GGCTTCATGACATCCGTCGGCAATCGTCAGCGTCGCGTCCAGCTGAGCATGCAGATGTCCCTGGGCCCGCTGGTCCACGGGATGCTGACCTCCGGCGTGGCGGTCTTCATGCTCTCGACTTCGCCGTTTGAGTTCGTGATTCGGCACTTCTGTTGGCTGTTGCTCGTAGTGCTCTGCGTGGGCGCCTGCAACAGCCTGGTAGTATTCCCCATTCTGCTGAGCATGCTCGGTCCGGAGGCCGAGCTGGTGCCCCTGGAGCATCCCGATCGGATATCCACTCCCTCGCCGCTGCCCGTGAGGAGCAGCAAGCGCTCTGGCAAGTCCTATGTGGTGCAGGGATCCCGATCCTCTCGAGGCAGCTGCAAGTCCCATCACCACCACAACTACAAGGATGTGAACGACCCGTCGTTGACCACGATCACCGAGGAGCCCCAGTCCTGGAAGTCCAGCAACTCGTCCATCCAAATGCCCAACGACTGGAGTGCCCCGCTCCCGAATTACGGTGGCTATCatggaggaggcggagggGGAGTGAGGGAATCTCGTCCCGCCTCCTATGCGGCCCCGCCTCCCGCCTATCACAAGGCAGCCGCCCAGCATCCGCATCCACACCCGCacccccagcagcagcatcagcagccacCGCCTCCATTTCCGGCGGCAGTATATCCGCCGGAACTGCAGAGCATCGTGGTGCAGCCGGAGGTGACGGTGGAGACGACTCACTCGGACAGCAACACCACCAAGGTGACGGCTACGGCCAACATCAAGGTGGAGCTGGTGACGCCCGGCCGGGCGGTGCGCAGCTATAACTTTGCGAGTTAG